One window of Dehalococcoidales bacterium genomic DNA carries:
- a CDS encoding XTP/dITP diphosphatase — MVKLLLATNNNGKVNEYRNLLRELPFQVVTLAEQGIITVVDEVGSTLEENARLKATVMANESGLLALADDSGLEVDALDGEPGPLSARYAGENASDGDRVSYLLSRMKDVPWTERTAHFRCVIALASPDGRIELCSGECDGLIMIKPQGESGFGYDPVFYLPELDMTMAELPLETKNRISHRGRAAREACRVLAGWTEGH; from the coding sequence ATGGTTAAACTGCTCCTGGCGACGAACAATAATGGTAAGGTAAATGAGTACAGAAATCTGCTCCGGGAGCTTCCTTTCCAGGTAGTTACCCTGGCGGAACAGGGAATTATCACCGTGGTCGATGAGGTGGGCAGCACCCTGGAGGAGAATGCCAGACTGAAGGCGACCGTCATGGCGAACGAGAGCGGACTGCTGGCACTGGCGGATGATTCCGGACTGGAGGTCGATGCTCTGGATGGGGAACCCGGCCCCCTCTCTGCGCGCTATGCCGGGGAAAACGCTTCGGACGGAGACAGGGTAAGTTACTTACTGTCACGAATGAAAGATGTGCCTTGGACGGAGCGAACGGCACATTTCCGCTGTGTTATCGCCCTGGCTTCACCTGATGGTAGAATAGAGTTGTGCTCCGGGGAGTGCGATGGATTGATAATGATCAAACCGCAGGGTGAGAGCGGCTTTGGTTATGACCCTGTTTTCTACCTTCCCGAACTGGATATGACGATGGCCGAACTGCCCCTGGAAACGAAGAACCGTATCAGCCACCGGGGGCGAGCCGCCAGGGAAGCTTGTCGTGTGCTGGCCGGATGGACGGAGGGTCACTGA